The Acidobacteriota bacterium genome includes a region encoding these proteins:
- a CDS encoding transglycosylase domain-containing protein, which yields MLSRYASLVAFATVVLWMMATALSGADENTEPRLTDTLGRSDVRVLSAAFEIPLGATVEELALAERLERQNYRRVRQRPERPGEFFWGHEVFWIYRRAHRSGGQDRPARLFALRLEPPAGRILQAENADGAALRKALRLEPELLAESLGGDRAPRIPIVFDDLPEHVWRPLLAAEDARFFDHVGIDGRGIARALLANARAGGVAQGGSTITQQLIKRRDLTPKRTLGRKASEVMRALALEADYDKEEILEAYLDHVYLGHVDGVSIDGWGTAARVFFSKHVEDLDLAESALLAGMVQGPNRLSPVRNPEAAQKRRDWVLSRMEELGWTAADEVAAARRQAVRLKRSSPPRRMAPQFLRWVAEAAESSAPERLAKGRGLVAETTLDPHLQRLAEDAVGHGLRNLGARGAQAALVALDATTGEVLAHVGGDPRGAGDQFDRVRQAERQPGSAIKPLLLLEAFDRCAGPRDAERSDPPRRPLFPASRVLDAPYRLELPSGPWEPENNDRQFRGVVRLRDALSQSLNVPFARLAGWCGLEATAERAREAGLSLPEEVPPAFVLGAIETTPLRMAEAFTVFATPGKALRPFPVRRLERPGGRLLARSKAMSRRVVRPATGYLVRDMMRTAAEVGTARGGAVQGIDVAGKTGTSSRRRDAWFVGDTGSLVIAVWVGRDDGEPLGLSGAAAAAPIWQRFAAAAAGSRPRRSVERPSRVVERAYDPDTGRRVRETRRGSEMELFRLGALPPHKRVFRKDPALPVVR from the coding sequence ACACCGAGCCGCGACTGACCGACACCCTCGGCCGGAGCGACGTGCGGGTGCTCTCCGCTGCCTTCGAGATTCCCCTCGGCGCCACCGTCGAGGAACTGGCGCTGGCGGAGCGTCTGGAACGGCAGAACTACCGCCGGGTACGCCAGCGGCCGGAGCGGCCGGGAGAGTTCTTCTGGGGCCACGAGGTGTTCTGGATCTATCGCCGTGCCCACCGCAGCGGCGGCCAGGATCGACCCGCGCGGCTCTTCGCCCTGCGCCTCGAGCCACCGGCGGGGCGCATCCTGCAGGCCGAGAACGCGGACGGTGCTGCACTGCGCAAGGCGCTCCGGTTGGAACCGGAACTGCTCGCCGAATCCCTCGGCGGGGATCGTGCTCCCCGCATCCCCATCGTCTTCGACGACCTGCCGGAACACGTCTGGCGGCCGCTGCTGGCGGCCGAGGATGCTCGTTTCTTCGACCACGTGGGGATCGACGGCCGGGGCATCGCCCGGGCGCTCCTCGCCAACGCCAGGGCCGGCGGCGTGGCCCAGGGCGGCAGCACCATCACCCAGCAGTTGATCAAGCGGCGGGATCTCACTCCCAAGCGAACCCTCGGCCGCAAAGCCTCGGAAGTGATGCGGGCGCTAGCCCTGGAGGCCGACTACGACAAGGAAGAGATCCTCGAGGCGTATCTCGATCACGTCTACCTGGGGCACGTCGACGGCGTGTCGATCGACGGTTGGGGCACCGCCGCTCGGGTATTTTTCTCGAAGCATGTCGAGGACCTCGATCTGGCCGAGTCCGCCCTGCTCGCCGGTATGGTCCAGGGACCCAACCGCCTGTCGCCGGTGCGCAACCCGGAGGCCGCCCAAAAGCGTCGAGATTGGGTCCTCTCGCGGATGGAAGAGCTGGGCTGGACCGCGGCGGACGAGGTGGCCGCGGCCCGCCGCCAGGCGGTGCGCCTGAAACGCTCCTCACCGCCCCGGCGGATGGCGCCGCAGTTTCTGCGCTGGGTGGCGGAAGCGGCCGAATCCTCGGCACCGGAGCGGCTGGCGAAGGGGCGCGGACTGGTGGCCGAAACCACTCTCGACCCGCACCTCCAGCGGCTGGCCGAAGACGCCGTCGGCCACGGCCTGCGCAACCTCGGAGCGCGCGGCGCCCAGGCCGCCCTCGTCGCCCTCGACGCGACCACCGGCGAGGTGCTCGCCCACGTCGGCGGCGATCCGCGCGGCGCTGGCGACCAGTTCGACCGGGTGCGCCAGGCAGAGCGCCAACCGGGCTCGGCGATCAAGCCGCTCTTGCTGCTCGAAGCCTTCGACCGCTGCGCCGGGCCGCGGGATGCCGAGAGAAGCGACCCTCCCCGGCGGCCGCTGTTCCCGGCCAGCCGAGTGCTCGACGCGCCCTACCGCCTGGAGTTGCCTTCCGGGCCGTGGGAGCCGGAGAACAACGACCGGCAGTTTCGCGGCGTCGTGCGGCTGCGCGATGCTCTTTCCCAGTCCCTGAACGTGCCCTTCGCCCGCCTCGCCGGCTGGTGCGGCCTGGAAGCAACGGCGGAGCGGGCGCGGGAAGCGGGGCTTTCGCTGCCGGAGGAAGTGCCGCCGGCCTTCGTCCTCGGCGCCATCGAAACCACGCCGCTCCGCATGGCCGAGGCGTTCACCGTCTTCGCGACCCCGGGCAAGGCCCTGCGGCCGTTTCCGGTGCGCCGCCTGGAGCGCCCCGGCGGCCGCCTGCTGGCCCGTTCAAAGGCGATGTCGCGGCGGGTCGTTCGGCCGGCCACCGGCTACCTGGTGCGCGACATGATGCGCACCGCCGCCGAAGTGGGAACGGCGCGCGGCGGCGCCGTCCAGGGCATCGACGTGGCTGGCAAGACCGGCACCTCCTCCCGGCGGCGGGACGCCTGGTTCGTGGGCGATACGGGCTCCCTGGTGATCGCCGTGTGGGTGGGAAGGGACGATGGCGAGCCCCTCGGCCTTTCCGGTGCCGCGGCGGCGGCGCCCATCTGGCAACGCTTCGCCGCCGCGGCGGCGGGCAGCCGGCCGCGGCGCAGCGTCGAGCGGCCGAGCCGGGTGGTGGAACGGGCCTACGACCCGGACACCGGTCGCCGGGTGCGCGAGACGCGTCGCGGTTCCGAGATGGAACTCTTCCGCCTCGGCGCCCTGCCGCCCCACAAGCGAGTTTTCAGGAAGGATCCGGCGCTACCGGTGGTGCGTTAG